In Microbacterium sp. No. 7, the genomic window CGATCGTCTGCGCGACGCTCGCGCGCAGCGGGGCGATGAAGCGCTCCTCCGCGCGCGCCGCGGCGGACGCGTCGGATGCCGCGGTCATCGTCAGCGCGCGCAGCAGCGGCGCGATCGCGGGCGCGCTGACCGCGGCGTAGGACGCGTCGAGCCAGATCGTGAGGTCCGCGACGAGATCGCCGCTCGCGACCGCGATGACGAAGGGGATCTCGACGAGCCCGTCGATCACGCAGTCGGCCACGAGCACCGGCTTCGACCCCCACCAGCGGTAGACGGTCTGCTTCCCCACGCCCGCGCGCTGCGCGACGTCGCCGATCGTCAGCCCCTCGTAGCCGACCTCGCGCAGCAGATCGCGCGTCGACGTCAGGATCGCCGTCCGCGACGCCTCGCTGCGCGGACGGCCGCGCCCCGTCTTGACTCCGTCCATCGCGCCCACCCTAGCCGCATCGGCCTCCGCGGCCGGAAGGACCCGCGCTTTTTCGAACCGATACGTCTCGAAAATCGATAGACTGACCGCGACCGAAGGAGATCACCCATGCGTACACTCACGGTGACGGCGCCGGACCGCGCCGAGCTCATCGAGACCGAGCTGCCGGCCGCCGGCCCGCGCGACCTGACCGTCAAGATCAGGGCCTGCGGGATCTGCGGCTCCGACGTGCTCTACGCCCACCTCGGCGGCGTCCCCTCGCGCCCCATGACGACGCCGCTCGGGCACGAGCCCGCGGGCGAGGTCGTCGCCGTCGGCGCCGAGGTCGAGGGCGTGCAGGTCGGCGACCACGTCGTCGTCAACCCGATGGCCAATCGCGACGGGATCATCGGCAACGGCGGCGCGCAGGGCGCGCTCTCCGACGCGATCGTGCTCTTCGACGCGCGGCCCGGAGTGCACTTCCGCGTGATCCCGAAGGACATCCCCTGGGAGGTCGCCGCGCTCAACGAGCCGATGGCGGTCGCCTACCACGGCGTGAACCGATCCGGAGACGTCGCGGGCAAGAAGGTCGTCGTCTTCGGCGCGGGGCCCGTGGGGCTCGGCGCCGCGATCGGCTTCCAGAGCAAGGGGGCGGCGCACGTGACCGTCGTCGACGTCGTGCCGAACCGGCTCGAGAAGGCGCTGCTGGTGGGCGCCGACGCGGTCATCGACTCCTCCCGCGAAGACGTCGCCGAGCGCCTCCGGGAGCTGCACGGCGAGGTGCCCGGCTTCATGGGACAGGGCACGAAGCCCGACACCGACGTCTACTACGACGCCGCCGGCGTCGCGCCGGTCGTGCACACGGCGCTGAGGGCGATGAAGAGCCGCGCCGTGCTCACGATCGTCGCGGTGCACAAGAAGCCGATCGAGATCGACTTCCAGGAGGTGCTCACGACCGAGCCGGACATCCGCTGGTCGATGGGCTACCCCACCGAGATCTTCGAGGTGACCGACTCGATCATCGCCCACGCCGACCGGTACCGGCACATCATCAGCGACCTCGTCCCCTTCGACGACGCCGAGCGCGCGCTCGCGCTGGCCGGCACGCCCGGGGCGACCGACAAGGTCGTCGTCACGTTCGACTGAGCACGCGGCGTTCGCCGAGCCCGCGACCGCCGGCGGCGACGCGCAGACCCCCACAGAAAGCAGGATCACGCATGAGAATCGCATTCATCGGCACCGGTCACGTCGCGGCGGCGCTCGCGCCGCCGCTCGCGGCCGCGGGCCACTCCGTGGTGTTCGGGTCGCGGGACCCCGAGGGCAAGCCCGACCTCGGCCACCCCGTGCTGACCTACGCGGACGCCGTCGCAGGCGCCGACGTGGTCGTCAACGCGAGCCTCGGCCGCGCGTCGCTCGACGTCTTCCGCGCCATCGGCGACGCGCCGCTCGCGGGCAAGGTCCTGCTCGACCTCGGCAACGCGGCCACGGCCGAGTACGACCTCGTCTACCCGGACTCGAGCCTGGCCGAGGCGCTGCAGGAGCTGCTGCCGTCGGCCCGCGTCGTGAAGACGGCGAACACCGCGTTCATCAACCTGATCGCGGACCCGTCGCTCATGCAGGAGAAGGGGCATCTGTTCGTCTCCGGCGACGACGACGCGGCGAAGGAGACCGCGCGCGGGCTGCTCGCCGACCTGGGCTGGACGGGCGACGCGGTCATCGACCTCGGCGGCATCCAGAGCGCGCGCGGCGTCGAGCACTACCACCTGATGATGCTCGCCCTCATCCGGGCGACGGGGAACCCGATGGTGAACATCAAGGTCGTGCACTGACCCGGATCCCTCTCCGTCGCCGACAGCCGTCCGGCGCACCGCGGCACCTTGAAACGCGGTGCGCCGGACGGCTGTTCGGCCCGGGTCAGCCCCGGGCGGTGGCGAGGGCGATGCCCTCGTCGGCGCTCACGCCGACCGGCAGCGAGATCGCCTTGAGATTGCAGAACTCGCGCACGCCCACCTCTCCGAGCTCGTGTCCGAACCCGGAGTTCTTCACGCCGCCGACGGGGATCGCGCTCGATCCGCCCTGCCCCTGGTTCACCGAGACGGCGCCGGTGTCGAGGCGCGCCGCGACCGCGATCGCGCGCTCCACGTCGCGGCCCCACACCGAGCCCGCGAGGCCGTACGGCGAGTCGTTCGCCAGCTCGACCGCGGCGTCGACGTCGGGCACCGAGAAGAACATCGGCACGGGGCCGAAGAACTCCTCGTGGAACACCGGGTTGTCGGGCGTCACGCCGGTGAGGATGGTCGGCTGCACGAACGCGCCGCTCTGCGGCACCGGCTCCCCCACCTCGATCGCCGTGGCACCGTGCGCGACGGCGCGCGCGATCTGCTCCTTGACCGTCTCCGCCTGCGCGATCGACGCCATCGGCGCGATCGTCGTCTCGGCGTCGAAGGGGTCGCCGGGGCGGAGCCCGCTCACGGCCGCCGTGAACTTCTCGAGAAACTCGTCGTAGTTCGGCTCCACGACGATGAACCGCTTCGCCGAGACGCAGATCTGGCCGCCGTTCGAGAAGCGCGCGGGCACGCCCACGGCGACGGCCATGTCGATGTCGGCATCCGGCAGCACGACGAACGGGTCGGATCCGCCGAGCTCCATGACCGACTTGCGCAGCGCCCCGCCCGCGAGCGCCGCGATCCGGGCGCCCGACGCGGCGGAGCCGGTCAGCGTCACGCCGCGCACGCGCGGATCGGCGATGATGCGGCCGACCTGCTCGTGCGTCGCGTACACGTTCTGCCACACGCCCTCGGGCAGGCCCGCCTCGTGCAGCAGGTTCACGATCGCCGCGGCGCACTGCGGCACCGACGAGGCGTGCTTGAGGATGACGACGTTGCCGGCGATCGCGTTGGGCGCGAACCCGCGGATCGCCTGCGAGTACGGCACGTTCCACGGCTCGATCGACATGATGATGCCCTGCGGCTGCGGCACGAGCAGCACCTCGCGGTCGGGCATCGCGCCCTCGATCGGCTGCGCCCGCAGCAGCTCCTCGCCGTGCTCGGCGAGGTACTTCAGGATGCCGCCGGCGCGGTAGACGAGGATGCCGAGCGCCTCGCGGTAGAGCTTGCCCGTCTCGAGGGTGTCGAGACGCGCGAGCTCGTCCTTGCGCTCCATGATGAGGTCCGCGGCGCGGGCGAAGACCGCCGCGCGCTCGCTCACGGGCGTCGCGCTCCACGAGGCGAACGCCTGCTGCGCCCGATCGAGCACCGCGTCGATCTCCTGGTCGGTCGTATAGGGGAACGTCGCGAGCCGCTCGTTGGTGTAGGGGTTGATGGATTCGTAGGCCATCGTGGGTTCTCCTTCAGGTCTGGGTGTGCGGTGACGGGTCTCGCCCGGTGCTCAGAACGTGATCACCGAGCGGGCCACCTCGCCCTTCTTGAGCTCCTCGTAGCCGTCGTTGATCTCCTCGAGGCTGATGGTGCGCGAGACCAGGTCGTCGAGGTTGTAGCGCCCCTGCAGGTAGAGGTCGGCGTAGTAGGGCACGTCGACCTTGAAGTTGGTCGACCCCATCGACACGCCGCGGATGCCCTTCTGGCCGCCGTTGAAGGTCATCAGCGGGTCGATCTCGAGCACCGTGCCCGGCTTCTGCACGCCGATCAGGTAGGCGGTGCCATCCTTCGTGAGCATGTCGAGCGCCTGCTTGGCCGTCGGGGCCAGGCCGATGACCTCGAACGCGGCGTCGACGCCGCCGCCCGTCAGCTCGC contains:
- a CDS encoding TetR/AcrR family transcriptional regulator yields the protein MDGVKTGRGRPRSEASRTAILTSTRDLLREVGYEGLTIGDVAQRAGVGKQTVYRWWGSKPVLVADCVIDGLVEIPFVIAVASGDLVADLTIWLDASYAAVSAPAIAPLLRALTMTAASDASAAARAEERFIAPLRASVAQTIAAAAARAEVRADADADAVADLLIGALVYALMTGDTRRRHHVPELIRTILYGVHADTAPASPCPRL
- a CDS encoding zinc-dependent alcohol dehydrogenase, whose protein sequence is MRTLTVTAPDRAELIETELPAAGPRDLTVKIRACGICGSDVLYAHLGGVPSRPMTTPLGHEPAGEVVAVGAEVEGVQVGDHVVVNPMANRDGIIGNGGAQGALSDAIVLFDARPGVHFRVIPKDIPWEVAALNEPMAVAYHGVNRSGDVAGKKVVVFGAGPVGLGAAIGFQSKGAAHVTVVDVVPNRLEKALLVGADAVIDSSREDVAERLRELHGEVPGFMGQGTKPDTDVYYDAAGVAPVVHTALRAMKSRAVLTIVAVHKKPIEIDFQEVLTTEPDIRWSMGYPTEIFEVTDSIIAHADRYRHIISDLVPFDDAERALALAGTPGATDKVVVTFD
- a CDS encoding NADPH-dependent F420 reductase, which translates into the protein MRIAFIGTGHVAAALAPPLAAAGHSVVFGSRDPEGKPDLGHPVLTYADAVAGADVVVNASLGRASLDVFRAIGDAPLAGKVLLDLGNAATAEYDLVYPDSSLAEALQELLPSARVVKTANTAFINLIADPSLMQEKGHLFVSGDDDAAKETARGLLADLGWTGDAVIDLGGIQSARGVEHYHLMMLALIRATGNPMVNIKVVH
- a CDS encoding aldehyde dehydrogenase family protein, whose translation is MAYESINPYTNERLATFPYTTDQEIDAVLDRAQQAFASWSATPVSERAAVFARAADLIMERKDELARLDTLETGKLYREALGILVYRAGGILKYLAEHGEELLRAQPIEGAMPDREVLLVPQPQGIIMSIEPWNVPYSQAIRGFAPNAIAGNVVILKHASSVPQCAAAIVNLLHEAGLPEGVWQNVYATHEQVGRIIADPRVRGVTLTGSAASGARIAALAGGALRKSVMELGGSDPFVVLPDADIDMAVAVGVPARFSNGGQICVSAKRFIVVEPNYDEFLEKFTAAVSGLRPGDPFDAETTIAPMASIAQAETVKEQIARAVAHGATAIEVGEPVPQSGAFVQPTILTGVTPDNPVFHEEFFGPVPMFFSVPDVDAAVELANDSPYGLAGSVWGRDVERAIAVAARLDTGAVSVNQGQGGSSAIPVGGVKNSGFGHELGEVGVREFCNLKAISLPVGVSADEGIALATARG